Genomic window (Coregonus clupeaformis isolate EN_2021a unplaced genomic scaffold, ASM2061545v1 scaf0018, whole genome shotgun sequence):
ATTTTAGGCAATCTGATATCATTTTGCATTTGAAGAACAAAACCTTTAGGCATAGATTTATTCAGCCATACATTTACAGACAAAACTGAGACAAAACAATGATAGCGACCCACAACATAACAAGAATATAAGCACTTAATAGATTATAAAATATGGATATCTCCATAAAATAACATAGAAGTTTAACAAAAAGACTGTCTCACCCCTTAATAGGCTAATCACAATTGTGCTGTTCAGAAGTAGACAGCTAAACTGTTCAAATGCTTAAACAACACTAGAACTAACACATAGGATAACTCAAATATGATGTCAATTTATTCATACAACTCAcatcacacacacctcacaggtaATAAGTCAGATTAGATACATTTCCACCCGCAGCTGTCTTCAAATCCTGGTCCAGGAGGGTCACAGCTTCAGCTCGTGTGGCCAGAGCTGAGAGTCAACACAGCGGATGTTGTATAGCTGTGATTCCCAATGATATTGCTGATAATAACCTGACTACGTGTCTCGATTAAAACCAATCAAGAACAACCCCCGAGATCAGCATGGTAGATaactgcccccctctctctaaaACAGACAATTATGGTGCTCAGTGACTTGAAACGCATGCCTACAGTAAGGCTTTTTCCCTCTTAAATTGATGGTAAAAGAGTTATTGTGTGCAACTCATCTCCTCTGCTTGTTTTTCTTCCGTTACTGGGTATTGGAAGGATGAGTTGATTGGTGCTCCTCAATTGAACACCTCTTTGTTGATCCACATCAGGCTGCGCGTCTCATTGGGCTTGCATTCGTACTCGATATTGGTGAATTTGTTCCCAAACTGGCATTGGTCTCGCTTGTAGTAGTTGTAGTACTTTACCTGCCATATTGTCTCAAATTGGCCCGCCTTTCCAAActgacacaaaaacacacagcgAAAAGAAAGACATTAATTGAAGGGACTCAATCAGATGATGCTGTAGATTACTTTAAATCAATCAAACTGTATTTACTGtatatagcacatttcttacaacaAATGCATTTTAAAATGTCTGATAATTGTTTTGATAAGAGAATTGATGAGTTATTGGTGATGATAATATCACTCTTTTGAGTTAGGTCTAAATATGAGAAAATTTACATTTATATTGCCAGAAGACACCACTTAATTATCAATAACTCAGTTAGTTACCGCTTAGTTATACAATTAGGATGAAGTATTCTACTGGATTACCTCTATGCTGACTTGGACAGGTTGCCTGTCCCCACTCTTGGTGTGAGGCACTCCCTCGGTGTCATACTGTCCATGGTAAACCACTGACTCCTCATCTTTGGACTGCTGCTCCAGAGGGAAGGTGATACCTCCGATGTTCATGGTGCTGGGAATCGTGAAACATACCCTTTAGTTAGTGGGCATCATTCCCAACCCCACCCAATGGGCCTGTAGCCTACCTGATTATGGGCTAATGGCAGACCCATTTTAACTTTATTCTAGCTTGTTTGCTTGATTTCCCATCGGCAGCTTTCTGTCATCACCGTCCTTGATTTGATTAAAAATGCATTCACAGACCACATCAACACATTATTTATTAACGCAGAATATCGGGTAGGCCCCCAGATGGCTACTGTAGCCTATGCATTGTAAAATAGCCTGTAAGATATAAGGGGAATGCAGACATACATTTGCAGTCAACCCATTTGGAGATACAGTACCATGCAGATACATAGGCCTATACGTCAGAAAAACAACATTTGATCAAACACTCTGGGAAGGCAGGATATAGCGCCTGCATCAGGCTACATCCACAGACGCACTGTACTGGGCTATAATAAGACTGACTGGTGAATTTAATTTGAGTGTATTGTAAACGAATTCAATACTACTAATGCAAATTTCCAGTGGTTTTCTTGATTTAGAGTGTTTTGTACTTACGTGGCATCAGCATTGCCCGGCTTCATAACCACCTCAACCTTATACTTCGATCCTGTAAGCAATTTTACTGTCCTGCTCTGGCCGAATCTGGTCCCATCCACCTTGAAAAACACCGGTCCATCATTCGGTTGAATTTTTAGAGCGATAGCAATATTTATAATCGGTGGAACATCGTCGACCATGATTGAAATGGGGCCCCCTATAATTATTAAAGAGAAAGCAGAATGATGCAGCGATTGTGTATTTCCAACCGCACCAGAGAGAGGATGCTGTGACGTGTACAGCTGGCGAAAAGGGTAACATCACAAATAATGATGGCTGCATCCCTCCGACACAGTTCCTCACTGAGGATAATCACCATACGGATTTAAATTATCCATAGCCTTTTGCCATAGATAGTCCTACAAATAAAGATCTGATCTGAATGCACGTAattatacactgagtttacaaaccattaggaacaccttcctaatattgagttgcaccctcttttgccctcataacagcctcaattcgtcggggcattgactacaaggtttcgaaagcgttccacagggatgctcaAACCGGTGCCCATGGCACCTATGTCCATACccggttcaaaggcacttacagtgccttcagaaagtattcacaccccttgaatttttcaaaaatgtgttgtgttacagcctgaatttaaaatggattacattgagattttgtgtcactggcctacacacaataccccataatgccaaagtggaataaggtttttacaatttttatttcattacaaatgaaaagctgaaattcttgagccaataagtattcaacccctttgttagggCAAGGCCAAATAATTTCAGGAATAAAAATGTCACATAAgagtggcgcagtgctagctgtgccactagagatcctggttcgaatccaggctctgtcgtagccggccgcgaccgggagacccatggggcggcgcacaattggcccagggtaggggagggaatggccggcagggatgtagctcagttggtagagggttgcgggttcatttcccacagggggtcagtatgaaaaataaaataatgtatgcactcactaactgtaagtcacatattgtttaacatgatttttgaatgactacctcctctctgtaccccacacatactattatctgtaaggtccctcagtcgagcagtgaatttcaaacacagattcaaccacaaagaccagggagattttccaatgcctcgcaaagaagggcccctattggtagatgggtaaaaaatatccctttgagcatggtgaagttttaATTACAcactggatggtgtatcaatgaaaagaaggaacagaatacaaatattccactaacctacagtgcatttgggaactattcagacctgttgactttttccacattttgttacattacagccttattctaaaatggattaaatagttttcccccctcttcaatctacacacaataccccataatgacaaagcaaaaacagggttttagaaatgttcgcaaatgtattaaaaacaaccaaattaaatatcacatttacataagtattaagaccctttactcagtactttgttgaagcacctttggcagcgattacagcctcaagtcttcttgggtatgacgctacaagcttggcacacctatatttgtgccaagcatgatgctgccaccaccatgcttccccgtagggatggtgccaggtttcctccgggcgtgacgcttggcattcaggtcaaagcgttcaatcttagtttctcagaccagagaatcttgtttctcatggtctgagagtcctttaggtgccttttggcaaactccaagcgggctgtcatctgccttttattgaggagtggcttccgtctggccaatctaccataaaggcctgatttgtggagtgctgcagagatggttgtccttctggaaggttctcctatctccacagaggaactctggagctctgtcagagtgaccatcgggttcttggtcacctccatgaccaaggcccttctcccctgattgctcagtttggctgggtggccagctctaggaagagtcttggttgttcttggcgaccttcaatgcagtagaaatgttttggtacccttccccagatctgtgacttgacacaatcctgtctcggagctctacggacaattccttcgacctcatggcttagtttttgctctgacatgcattgtcagccatgggaccttatatagacaggtgtgtctttccaaatcatgttcaatcaattgaatttaccacaggtggactccaatcaagttgtagaaacatctcaaggatgatcaatggaaacaggatgcaccggagctcaatttcgagtttcatagaaaagggtctgaatacttatgtaaataaggtatctgttgttgtttaaaaaaattataatatggggtattgtgtgtagattgatgaggaaaacaattaacttaatcaattttagaataaggctgtaatgtaacaaaatgtggaaaagtcaaagggtctgaatactttccgaatgcatcgtaaatgaaagagtgaaaagaaggaagcctgtacagaataaacatattccaaaacattaggggtgtaacgatccatctactacatcgatgtatcgatttatattcatatgatccaactacatcgatctgtgctcggcgagttggccttttggacaacatatatcgatctaacatcgttttaaaatgtaataaatcgattgtatcgatactagaaaataacccattggatttaagcacgtcagactttatatgcaggggtgcacataactggtacgcagatacgcaagcgcgacaaaaatcaggaatgcgtaatgccacttgtgttactaccgcctttgcgtacttgaccgatcttctcatctaaccttacacatgacatgttgcttgtcaactactgtcagggatgtccaaaaag
Coding sequences:
- the LOC121573066 gene encoding CB1 cannabinoid receptor-interacting protein 1, encoding MVDDVPPIINIAIALKIQPNDGPVFFKVDGTRFGQSRTVKLLTGSKYKVEVVMKPGNADATTMNIGGITFPLEQQSKDEESVVYHGQYDTEGVPHTKSGDRQPVQVSIEFGKAGQFETIWQVKYYNYYKRDQCQFGNKFTNIEYECKPNETRSLMWINKEVFN